The genome window TGGCCTCCAGCACGTCGATCCGGTCATTGCCATAGCTGCTGGTCGCGATGCCGTAGGCCCCGCCAAGCACCAGCGCGGTGCCACCGGCGGCGGGCAGTGCAAGGTTAAGAAACTTCGACATTTTCGGCCCTCCCATCCGTGCTCAGCGCCCAAGTCTGAATGGCGTTGTTGTGATAGACCGAGTTCTCGCCGCGCACCGCGCGCAGTTGATCCTTGGTCGGCTGTACATAGCCGGTGTCGTCCATCGCGCGGGCCTGTAGCAGCCAGGGTTCGCCGTTCCATTCGGTGTCCAGATAGAACCGCGTCAGCGCCTTGGCGTCGCCCTGCCGCCCCAGCCGCGCCGTTTCCCATGTCATGCCACCGTCCTTGGAAACGTCAACGCGGGTGATCTGCCCGTGGCCCGACCAGGCCAGCCCGGTGATGACCAGTGGCCCGGCCCCATGGGTGATCGGTTGCTGCGGGCTGGGTGAGGTGATGATGGACTTCGCATCCATCACCCAAGTCCATTTCCGCGCCGTGCCGTCCGCCAAAACGTCGGTGTATTTACTCGTTTCCTCACGGCTTTCGACCGGCGCATCGGTCACTTCGATCCGGCGCAGCCACTTGACCCAAAGGTTCCCTTCCCACCCCGGCACAACCAGTCGCACGGGGTATCCGTGTTCCTTGCGCAGGGCTTCGCCATTGGCCTTGAAGGCGACCAGCACATCGTCCAGCGCTTTTTCCATCGGGATCGACCGCCCGTTGGAGGACGCATCGGCCCCTTCGACATAGACCCATTTGTCGGCTGACACATCTGCGCCCGCCTCGGCCAGCAACCTGCGCAGCGGGATGCCGGTGTATTCCATGTTGTGGATCATGCCGTGGGTGAACTGTGCACCGTTCAGCTGCGCCCCGGCCCATTCCATGCCGGAATTGGCGGCGCATTCACAGAAATAGACGCGGTTTTCGCGCGGGAAACGCTCCAAATCCTCGTAGGTGAAGACCAGCGGGCGGTCGACCAACCCGTTGATCATCAGGCGATAATTCTCTTTCGCCAGCTCAATCGCACCGGAATGGTGGCGTTCAAACGCGCAGCCCTGCGGTGTGATCGTCCCGTCCAGCGCATGAATCGGCGTGAAGTTGATCGAGCTGATCGGGTCCGCCGTCAGCCAGGGCACATTGCGGCGGATCACGTCTGCTTCAAACCGGATCGGCAGGCCGTAGGGCGTCGCGTCCACCGGGTCGCCGGGAAAGCTCGCCCAGTCCTGCAGGTCGGTAATCAGCGGGTCGGGCGCAGCGGCGGCGCGCCCGGCCATCATCGCGGCTGAACCGGCAAGCGCGCCGCGCAGCAGGCTGCGTCGGGTTGTGTTGTTTTCGCTCATCGCGTCCTCCTCAGGCGTTGATGATCTCGACAGAGTTGTTCGGTGCAAGCGATACGGTGCCCTGGGCCTTGATGTGTGCTTCGACCACGTCCCAGATCGGCGGACCTTCGGTGTCTTCGTTGACGCTGGCCCAGCCCGCGACGACATAGGCGCGCGCGGGATCAATCGCCTCACCAGTGGACAGCAGGGTCATGTCGCTGATCCGTTCCCCCTGTGGTTTCGCGATGTCGATCCGATAGCCGAGGCCGCCGGTGCGCACCATGTCGCCGCCCTGCTGGAAGAACGGGTCGGGGTTGAAGATGTTGTCGGCCACGTCTTCCAGAACGATTTTCAGAAACTCGCCCGTCATCTCGGTCCGGTAGGCTTCGGGGTAAGTCATCGAAGTGACGTTCCAGATGTCTTCGCGGGTGATAGCCTGCCCCGGAATGACCGACGGCCCCCAGCGCACTCCGGGGGACAGCGCAATCTCTGCATCGCGCTGGGACAGCAGCGCATCGCAGATCAGATCGTCCCAGGTGCCGTTGAAGTTGCCACGGCGGTAGAGCAGCGTATCGGTCTGGCCGATGACCTCGGTCAGCGCGTCAATGTGCGGCGCGCGCTCCGCCTCGATCACGGCTGCAACCTCGGCGTCCGGTTCGATCACGTCCGAGAATATCGGGATCAGCTTGTGGCGGAAGCCCATCATCCGACCGTTCTGAATATCCAGATCGACGCGGCTGACGAACTTCCCGTTCGAGCCTGACGGCACAATGATCGTTTCGCCCGCCAGCACCGGTTCGGGCAGCGCGTCATGGGTGTGGCCCGACAGGATTACGTCGATGCCGCTGACGATCTCCGCCATTTTCTTGTCGACGTCAAAGCCATTGTGGCTGAGGCAGACGACGCATTCCGCACCCTCGGCCCGGACCTGATCGACAATCTCTTGCATCCGTTCATCCCGGATCCCGAAGGAGTATTCGGGGAACATCCAGCGCGGGTTGGCGATGGGCATATAGGGGAAGGCCTGACCGATCACGGCAATCTTGACGCCGCCGCGTTCGAAAAATTTGTAGGGCGGGAACAACTCGACCGGTTCGTCCCATTCGACATCGAAGATATTCTGACCCAGGGCGGCGAAGGGCAGCCCCTCGACCAGTTCGGTCACCCGGTCGGACCCCAGCGTGAATTCCCAATGAAAGGTCATTGCGTCGGGCTTCAGCGTGTTCATCACGTTGACCATATCCTGCCCGGCGGTTTGATAGCAGGTGTAGGACCCGTGCCAGGTGTCGCCGCCATCCAGCAACAGCGCGTCGGGCCGGTCGGCGCGGATCGCGTTGATCACGGTGGCCACCCGGTCGAGGCCACCCATCCGGCCATAGCCTTCGGCCAGCGCCGTGAAGTCCCCGGAACTCAGCGCGTAATGCGACGGGCTGCCATCGTCGATGCCATAGAGTTTGCGGAAATCCGCGCCCGTGACATGGGGCACCACGCCCTTGTTGTCACCGACGCCGATATTGACCGAAGGTTCGCGGAAATAGATCGGCACCATCTGCGCGTGGATGTCCGTGACATGGATCAACGAGACATTCCCGAAGGTGTCAAACTGCAACAACTGGTCCTGTGTCAGGCGCTGCTGTGCGGCCAGTCGCGCCCAGTTTCCGAACCCCGCCCCCCCGACAATCGCCGAGGCGGCCATGGACGCTTGCAGAAAATCGCGACGCGAGATCATCGGAGGGCTCCAATCATATGCGCATTGTTGAATGCGTGTGCTTAGAAAAAAGCCCGCCCCCGACAATTCGAGGGCGGGCCATATGGCTTAGTTGCGAACGGCGGGTGTTTCGACCGACAGCCCTTCGCCGCGTGAAGCGATGTAAAGCTCCAGCGCCTTGAATTCGGGCGAACCTTCCTTGTAGGGCGTCGCGCGAATGTTGCTCATGCAGCCTTTGAAACGCCCGTGGGTCGTGTTGATCTTGGCGTTCTTCAGCCGGTACAGCGGAAAGCCGTTGATCTGGCCCTGGCTCAGGTGATCGGCGCGGATCATGTTGCCGTAGTTGTCCTCGTGACAATTGGAGCACGCCATGTCGAGCTGGCCAACGCGGGTATAGTAGAGGTCCTTGCCACGTTCCCAGAAGGGGGCGGCGTCACCGTCGATGGCGACACTCATCGTCATGCCGCGCGATTGGTGCGCAATCAGCGCGGTCATGGCCGACATTTTGGCGCCGGAGTATTTCCACGCCTCGCCGCCCATACGCTCGGTCACGCATTCGTTGACAAGGTTGGTCAAAGTGACCAGCTCACCATCTTCGACACGCGGCAGCGATGGCTTCAGACCCGCGAAATCGGCCACATCGTCGTGGCAGCTTGAACAGGATTTGCCCTCGCTCCCCTCAACCGTGTCCCATTGATCAATGGCCTGATCGAGGAACAGGAATGACGGGTTGTCGAAGTCATCAAGCTGCAAGGCCTGGGTTTCGTCGGTTCGGTAGGTCCAGCCCGAATAGATCGTGCTGACATTTTCCATATGCGCCGGGGCGTCCACTTGGGTCACGAAGACCTCACCCTCGATTTCCAGCGTCGAATCCTCGCCCGCGAATGCGACCGAGGCCGAAAGCATGGCTGCCGTGGCTATCAGGTATTTGTTCATTGTTATCCTCCCTGTCGCGTCAGCCATTTAGCTTACGTCGATGGATTTGGTCGTCTCATAGACCGAGCCATCGTCGTCATACCAGGTGAACGTAAACTCGCCCGATTCCGGCACGATCGCGTCGAACTGGAAATACGGATTGGTCGAGATTGCAGGCTCTAGCGTCACGTCGATGACGTTCTGGCCGTTGAAGTCCGCCGTAAACCGATTGATGATCGACCGCGGGATCGGGTTGCCATCGCCATCCTTGCGCTGGCCCGATTCCATCTTGTGGCTGATCAGAGTCTTGATCGTGATCGTTTCACCTGCCGAAGCGGACTTCGGGACTTTGACGCGGGGTTTTACACCGTCTGCCATTTAACTTCTCCTTCGTCTCGCTCAGCCGCCGCAGCCGCCGATGGTTACTTTCACGGCCGCTTCGGCACGCACGAACGATCCGTCTGCCATCTTCGCAATGGCGATGACGTTCTGGCTTTTGGCCAGACGAATACGGGTCGAGACACTGCGCGACGGGTTCAGCGGGCCGAAATTGACGGTCGCGACCGCCGGAACCGGGTTGCCATCGGCGTAGATCGCCACCGCAACCGCACCGGGGGCTTCGACCTCGATGGGCACTGTATTGCCGTTCTCGGCAATCTCGGGCGCGGTCAGAACCAACGCGCCACTGCCGGTTTCCGCACCGCCAGTGAACTCGGCGATCAGATCATCGGTTGCCGACGCGAAGGCAGGCAGACCGGCGAAGGCCGTGCCCGCAAAAGCGGCGGACCCCAGTACAAATACGTCTCGACGTGTGAGTGTCATCATTCCCTCCCCGACGTCATTCTTTGAGTGTCAACAAATAGGCAACCACATCTTCGACCTGTTGGGCGGTCAGGATGGATTTGCCTGCGAATTTATCCAACGGACGCTCGTACCCGTCGTCGATGTAAAAGGCCGGCATGATCGTGCCTTCGAACATCTGCTTGGAGTTCGTCACGATGCCGCGCAACTCAGCCTCGCTCCAGCGATCGGCGACACCGTCCAGCGGCGGGCCAACTTCGCCATGGAATGGCTGTTCCTCCATGTCGGCGTTCATGTGGCAGGCCAGGCAATTGCCCAGTTTGCGCCCCATGGCCACCTTGCGCCCCTCGGCGGCGTCACCCGCCTGCCCGGTCAGCGAGTCTTCCACGGCCCCGTCAGCGAACGCCACCATCATCGGCTTCACGTCTTCGGCTGCCAGCGGAAATGCGAGAATTGCGGCGAATCCGGTCGCCAATCCTATGCGTTTCATGAGCCCTCCCTAAGCTCGGATTTTACGTAGACTACGGTACACTATCCCGTGATCGCAACAACAAATTCGTTTTTTTGAATTTTAGAGCGTCTCAATCCGTGAATCCGTCATCTCGTTCCTTGATCCGTCGCGCATGGTAGCGTTGGAAATCCTCCTCGCTATCAAGCAGATACCGCTTTTCGTGAACCCAGGTCATCAGATCCAGAGTAGTGCCTTTGGAAAACGCGCCCGGCATGGCGGCAACGGCAGCTTGTGTAGCTGACATCCCCGGCGGCACCGCTTCGGGCAAATACATGATTGTCGGCGTGAACAGGATGCCCCACTTACGGGCCATTTGCTTTTCGCTTAGCGTTTCGCCGTCGAAATCAGTGACCTCGGTATCGCCATGGAGATTCAGCTGAACGACGAAAAAATTAGCTTCAATCATCTGCGTCACGTCCGGATCCGGAAACACCTCATTATGCATTTTGGCACAATAGCCACATCCGCGTTGTTCAAACATGATCAGCAGGCGCTTGCCTTCGGCATTGGCCTCGTCCAGGTCTTTGAAGGTGTCGCGCATCCAGGGCGTCTTGTGCAGCCCGTCATCGCCGACTTCGACGGCCGCGACGTTGGTGGCAAATGCCACCGCGAGTAGTGCAAGGATCAAACGTTTCATAAGAAGTCCTCCGGTGGTCAGCCCACGGCGCTGAACGACGGGAAGGTGTCCAGCATCCATTGAGCAATGATGTTGATTGTATTGGTGGCGATCAAGATGCCGAAGACGATCAGCAGCACGCCCATCAGCTTTTCGACAAGACCCAGGTGGCGGCGGAACCGCGCCATCCAGGACATGAACGGGCCGATGAACAGGGCGGCGACGACGAACGGCAGTGTCATGCCAAGACCATAGGCAAACAGAAGATAGGCCCCCTGCCCGACCGTCTCCTGACCCGCAGCGGTGAACAGGATCGCCGCCAGAACCGGCCCGACGCAGGGCGTCCAGCCAAACGCAAAGGCCAGCCCGATGACATAGGCCCCGACATACCCGAGGTTCGAGGTATCGCCCGCGTCCGAGCGCAATTGCCTGTACAGCAGCCCGATCCGGACCACGCCCAGAAAGTGCAGCCCCATCGCGATGATGATCGCTGCCGCAGTCCAGCGCAGAATGTCGAAATACTCTCGCACCACCTGCCCGAAGGCAGTGGCGGTCGCGCCCAGCCCCATGAACACCGTGATGATGCCCAGTGCAAACAGGACCGACGCGAAAAACGCCCGGCGGCGTACGGCGGGGGTGACGCTGGCCCCCTCGGCGATCTGGTTCATGCCGACGCCAGCCAGATACGACAGGTAAAACGGCACAATCGGCAGGATGCAGGGCGACAGGAACGATAACAATCCTGCGATCACGGCGCCAAAGAAGGTGACATCGAACATGACGGCGGCCCAGGATTGTTGAAGAATTCAAATATTAGATTATGATTGAGCAAGCTGATCGTCAATCGGAGCGTTCTTTGACCGCAGTAAGAGCCTTCCTGCTGGCCGTCCTCGTCGCGTTGCCAGCCACAGTGCGCGCCGAAGCCATCCTGCTGATGGCCGAGGAAGACGGCTGTTTCTGGTGTGAGCGCTGGAACACGGAAATCGCCGTGATTTATCCGAAGACGGCGGAAGGCAAAGCCGCGCCGCTGCGCCGCTATGATATTCACGACACGCCCCCCGATGGTATTTCACTGACATCAAGTGTCCGCTTCACGCCGACCTTCCTGCTGGTTCAGGACGGTGTCCAGGTTGACCGACTGGAGGGCTACCCCGGCGAAGATTTCTTCTGGGGCCTTTTGGCGATGATGCTGGAACGGGCGGGGATCGCCCAGAACGAAGCGGGGTAACCGATATGTCGCTGGAATCGCACGCAAATAATCCGACCGCAGCGCCGTCTCGCTTGCCGGTCTTTGACGAAAACACCTGCGCTGAGGATATGGAGAAGATGATGCGCAACGCGATGCGCGCCTCTGCCTTCCTCAAAGCGATCAGCCACGAGGGGCGCCTGATGATCCTGTGCCATCTGGCGTCGGGCGAAAAATCGGTGACCGAGCTGGAAGACCTTCTGTCCGCGCGCCAGGCAGCGGTGTCCCAACAACTGTCGCGGTTGCGGCTGGAGGGTTTGGTGACCCCGCGCCGCGAAGGCAAGGCGATCTATTACCGGCTGACCGACGACCGCCCGCGCCAGATCATCGAGATTGTCTACGATCTGTTTTGCAGATCAAGCTGAGCATCGGGGCACGCCCGCCCCGCCCCTTGCAATCTGGATGGAACTGATATGCTGGAGGCTTTCGGAGAAGAAACCGCCGCCGCGCTGATCGGGCTTGCCGGCGGCATTGCACTGGGTCTGGCAGCCCGGATCGGGCGGTTTTGCACGCTTGGGGCGATCGAAGACGCGCTCTATTCTTCGGATGATCGCCGGTTGCGCATGTGGGCCATCGCGCTGGCCGTTGCGATTGCGGGAACACAGTCGGCCCTGCAAACTGGCCTACTGAGCGCGGCGGACACGGCCTATCTGGGTCAGGTCTGGAACCCGCTGGCGGTGATCATCGGGGGGCTGCTGTTCGGCTATGGCATGGCGATGTCGGGCAATTGTGGATATGGCGCGCTGGCGCGGCTGGGTGGTGGCGACCTGCGCTCGCTTGTGATTGTCATCGTCATGGGGCTGTCGGCTTATGTGGTGATGTCTGGTCCGCTGGCCCATGCCCGCGTCTGGCTGTTTCCGGTCGATACCAACCCGACCGGCCCGCAGGGGTTCAGCCAGTTGGCAACCAGCCTGCTTGGCTGGCAACCGCTTGTCACCGGGTTACTGTTTGCGGGCGTCCTGCTGATCCTTGGGCTGGGCAGCCACGCGATGCGACGCTCACCCGGTCACATATTCTGGGGTGCCGTCGTCGGGCTTGCCGTCACCTCTGGCT of Paracoccaceae bacterium contains these proteins:
- a CDS encoding YeeE/YedE family protein — protein: MLEAFGEETAAALIGLAGGIALGLAARIGRFCTLGAIEDALYSSDDRRLRMWAIALAVAIAGTQSALQTGLLSAADTAYLGQVWNPLAVIIGGLLFGYGMAMSGNCGYGALARLGGGDLRSLVIVIVMGLSAYVVMSGPLAHARVWLFPVDTNPTGPQGFSQLATSLLGWQPLVTGLLFAGVLLILGLGSHAMRRSPGHIFWGAVVGLAVTSGWVGTAWIARTGFGIEPVETHTFAVPIGDTLLYAMTASGGLC
- a CDS encoding cytochrome c biogenesis protein CcdA, which produces MFDVTFFGAVIAGLLSFLSPCILPIVPFYLSYLAGVGMNQIAEGASVTPAVRRRAFFASVLFALGIITVFMGLGATATAFGQVVREYFDILRWTAAAIIIAMGLHFLGVVRIGLLYRQLRSDAGDTSNLGYVGAYVIGLAFAFGWTPCVGPVLAAILFTAAGQETVGQGAYLLFAYGLGMTLPFVVAALFIGPFMSWMARFRRHLGLVEKLMGVLLIVFGILIATNTINIIAQWMLDTFPSFSAVG
- the soxC gene encoding sulfite dehydrogenase; its protein translation is MSENNTTRRSLLRGALAGSAAMMAGRAAAAPDPLITDLQDWASFPGDPVDATPYGLPIRFEADVIRRNVPWLTADPISSINFTPIHALDGTITPQGCAFERHHSGAIELAKENYRLMINGLVDRPLVFTYEDLERFPRENRVYFCECAANSGMEWAGAQLNGAQFTHGMIHNMEYTGIPLRRLLAEAGADVSADKWVYVEGADASSNGRSIPMEKALDDVLVAFKANGEALRKEHGYPVRLVVPGWEGNLWVKWLRRIEVTDAPVESREETSKYTDVLADGTARKWTWVMDAKSIITSPSPQQPITHGAGPLVITGLAWSGHGQITRVDVSKDGGMTWETARLGRQGDAKALTRFYLDTEWNGEPWLLQARAMDDTGYVQPTKDQLRAVRGENSVYHNNAIQTWALSTDGRAENVEVS
- the soxZ gene encoding thiosulfate oxidation carrier complex protein SoxZ, with the protein product MADGVKPRVKVPKSASAGETITIKTLISHKMESGQRKDGDGNPIPRSIINRFTADFNGQNVIDVTLEPAISTNPYFQFDAIVPESGEFTFTWYDDDGSVYETTKSIDVS
- a CDS encoding metalloregulator ArsR/SmtB family transcription factor, which encodes MSLESHANNPTAAPSRLPVFDENTCAEDMEKMMRNAMRASAFLKAISHEGRLMILCHLASGEKSVTELEDLLSARQAAVSQQLSRLRLEGLVTPRREGKAIYYRLTDDRPRQIIEIVYDLFCRSS
- the soxY gene encoding thiosulfate oxidation carrier protein SoxY produces the protein MTLTRRDVFVLGSAAFAGTAFAGLPAFASATDDLIAEFTGGAETGSGALVLTAPEIAENGNTVPIEVEAPGAVAVAIYADGNPVPAVATVNFGPLNPSRSVSTRIRLAKSQNVIAIAKMADGSFVRAEAAVKVTIGGCGG
- a CDS encoding thioredoxin fold domain-containing protein yields the protein MKRLILALLAVAFATNVAAVEVGDDGLHKTPWMRDTFKDLDEANAEGKRLLIMFEQRGCGYCAKMHNEVFPDPDVTQMIEANFFVVQLNLHGDTEVTDFDGETLSEKQMARKWGILFTPTIMYLPEAVPPGMSATQAAVAAMPGAFSKGTTLDLMTWVHEKRYLLDSEEDFQRYHARRIKERDDGFTD
- the soxB gene encoding thiosulfohydrolase SoxB gives rise to the protein MISRRDFLQASMAASAIVGGAGFGNWARLAAQQRLTQDQLLQFDTFGNVSLIHVTDIHAQMVPIYFREPSVNIGVGDNKGVVPHVTGADFRKLYGIDDGSPSHYALSSGDFTALAEGYGRMGGLDRVATVINAIRADRPDALLLDGGDTWHGSYTCYQTAGQDMVNVMNTLKPDAMTFHWEFTLGSDRVTELVEGLPFAALGQNIFDVEWDEPVELFPPYKFFERGGVKIAVIGQAFPYMPIANPRWMFPEYSFGIRDERMQEIVDQVRAEGAECVVCLSHNGFDVDKKMAEIVSGIDVILSGHTHDALPEPVLAGETIIVPSGSNGKFVSRVDLDIQNGRMMGFRHKLIPIFSDVIEPDAEVAAVIEAERAPHIDALTEVIGQTDTLLYRRGNFNGTWDDLICDALLSQRDAEIALSPGVRWGPSVIPGQAITREDIWNVTSMTYPEAYRTEMTGEFLKIVLEDVADNIFNPDPFFQQGGDMVRTGGLGYRIDIAKPQGERISDMTLLSTGEAIDPARAYVVAGWASVNEDTEGPPIWDVVEAHIKAQGTVSLAPNNSVEIINA
- the soxX gene encoding sulfur oxidation c-type cytochrome SoxX, giving the protein MKRIGLATGFAAILAFPLAAEDVKPMMVAFADGAVEDSLTGQAGDAAEGRKVAMGRKLGNCLACHMNADMEEQPFHGEVGPPLDGVADRWSEAELRGIVTNSKQMFEGTIMPAFYIDDGYERPLDKFAGKSILTAQQVEDVVAYLLTLKE
- the soxA gene encoding sulfur oxidation c-type cytochrome SoxA, with protein sequence MNKYLIATAAMLSASVAFAGEDSTLEIEGEVFVTQVDAPAHMENVSTIYSGWTYRTDETQALQLDDFDNPSFLFLDQAIDQWDTVEGSEGKSCSSCHDDVADFAGLKPSLPRVEDGELVTLTNLVNECVTERMGGEAWKYSGAKMSAMTALIAHQSRGMTMSVAIDGDAAPFWERGKDLYYTRVGQLDMACSNCHEDNYGNMIRADHLSQGQINGFPLYRLKNAKINTTHGRFKGCMSNIRATPYKEGSPEFKALELYIASRGEGLSVETPAVRN